One window from the genome of Poecilia reticulata strain Guanapo linkage group LG9, Guppy_female_1.0+MT, whole genome shotgun sequence encodes:
- the LOC103470711 gene encoding natterin-3-like: NEDNFEILQWKEGSYGSVPQNSVRTCSSEEMYVGKNKYGLGKVDPKSRLFYLPWKGKEYCYKKYEVLTQTKADKDLISDVRYHTDXATVWKAPPKTLQSSTTVNHALSDVTKTVSLTKTTTDERRWDISSSITAGVTTTIKTGIPGIVEGNIEINAQTTHTFSGGNTWTEZVSHSVSIQLTVPPNHSCTVKMVGYQYSMDIPFTARLNRTYEDGETRSVXMTGTYHGVQVGEIRAEVERCKPLSRS, encoded by the coding sequence AATGAAGATAACTTTGAAATCTTGCAGTGGAAGGAAGGTTCTTATGGTTCTGTTCCTCAGAATTCAGTCAGAACCTGCTCCAGTGAGGAAATGTATGTAGGGAAGAACAAGTACGGCTTGGGGAAGGTTGATCCAAAGAGTCGCCTCTTTTATCTTCCCTGGAAGGGGAAGGAATATTGTTACAAGAAGTATGAGGTTCTGACCCAGACGAAGGCTGACAAAGATCTCATCTCTGATGTCAGGTACCACACAGATMAAGCTACAGTTTGGAAAGCTCCTCCGAAAACCCTCCAAAGCTCCACTACTGTCAACCATGCCCTCAGTGATGTGACCAAAACAGTTTCTCTGACTAAAACCACCACAGATGAGAGACGGTGGGACATCAGCTCCTCCATCACCGCCGGTGTAACAACGACCATCAAAACAGGAATTCCCGGCATTGTGGAAGGAAATATTGAAATCAACGCACAGACGACTCATACGTTCTCAGGTGGAAACACCTGGACAGAGSAGGTCTCMCACTCTGTGTCGATACAGCTTACCGTACCTCCAAACCACAGCTGCACTGTAAAGATGGTTGGTTATCAGTACAGTATGGACATTCCCTTCACCGCCCGCCTGAACCGAACCTATGAAGACGGAGAGACCAGATCAGTCAYCATGACTGGAACGTATCATGGAGTCCAGGTTGGAGAAATTAGAGCCGAGGTGGAAAGATGTAAACCTTTGTCTCGTTCTTAA
- the LOC103470717 gene encoding neoverrucotoxin subunit alpha-like codes for MSLEQNQEAALGQPFSSRVLSNKLITGHCSLTLDPNTCNGWLNLFDDNRKATCGPKREYPDNPQRFDCQTQVLCEQALTGRHYFEVEWSTGSQNKVGVALAYKTMDRKGKNVASSFGENPASWYFGVDNNELSAWHNGKIWSTSVPAEGCSRFGVYLDWPRGSLSFYQVSSSILTHMYTFKATFTEPLYPGVYVYYESNFASFSPM; via the exons ATGTCCTTGGAACAAAATCAGGAGGCTGCCTTGGGTCAGCCTTTCTCATCACGCGTGCTGTCTAACAAGCTGATAACAG gCCACTGCAGCCTGACCTTGGATCCAAACACATGTAACGGCTGGTTGAATCTCTTTGATGACAACAGGAAGGCAACATGTGGACCCAAGCGGGAATATCCTGATAATCCCCAGAGATTTGATTGTCAGACCCAGGTTCTGTGTGAGCAGGCGTTGACAGGGCGCCATTACTTTGAGGTTGAGTGGAGCACCGGGTCTCAGAATAAGGTCGGAGTCGCTCTTGCATACAAAACCATGGACAGGAAAGGAAAGAATGTTGCGAGTAGCTTTGGAGAGAATCCTGCATCCTGGTACTTTGGTGTTGATAATAATGAGCTCAGTGCTTGGCACAATGGTAAGATCTGGAGCACCTCTGTTCCTGCTGAGGGCTGCAGCAGGTTTGGAGTTTACCTGGACTGGCCAAGAGGCTCTCTGTCCTTCTACCAGGTCTCCTCTAGCATACTGACACACATGTACACCTTCAAGGCCACATTCACTGAGCCGCTCTACCCAGGAGTTTATGTTTATTACGAATCCAACTTTGCTTCCTTCAGTCCCATGTAG
- the LOC103470710 gene encoding natterin-3-like codes for MLPLLLLVVLSSASPLDPDWNRPPDENVSSVNPHPADDVAKIKAKLYFSTVRRVLPSAPLRQKSPVNSTLPVFGSTGKLQWEKWNGSPPNGAVAIHNSYADRIDYVCKVGCHSGFYNPSMGSYCHYPNKKEEHRSSSFQILVNEDNFEIMVWKEGSYGSVPQNSVRTCSSEEMYVGKNKYGLGKVDSKDKCFYLPWEGSEYWYRSYEVLTHVKPEDDLISDVNYHTETARIFKEPPKTLRSSTAKNLSNMNVTKTVSLTKTTTDQRRWDCSHAFTAGIRTTVKTGIPGIVEGHIEINAQTTHTISHGNTWTEQVSHTVSLQLTVPPNHSCTVKMVGYQYSMDIPFTAHLKRTYEDGETKTVIVSGSYHGVQVGDIGAEVEKCKPLSKRFSEMLDIWSENLLK; via the exons CTGccgttgctgctgctggtggttcTGTCCTCAGCCAGTCCTCTGGACCCGGACTGGAACCGGCCGCCGGATGAAAACG TCTCCTCTGTGAATCCACATCCTGCGGATGATGTTGCTAAAATCAAAGCTAAGTTGTACTTCTCAACAGTCCGACGTGTTCTGCCTTCTGCCCCGCTCAGACAGAAAAGCCCGGTTAACTCGACGCTGCCAGTGTTTGGTAGTACAGGAAAACTGCAATGGGAAAAATGGAACGGTTCCCCTCCTAATGGAGCCGTTGCCATTCATAACAGCTACGCTGATCGCATCGACTACGTCTGCAAAGTCGGGTGTCATTCTGGCTTTTACAACCCCAGCATGGGTTCTTACTGCCACtatccaaataaaaaagaagagcatCGTTCCTCCAGCTTTCAAATCCTTGTGAATGAAGATAATTTCGAGATCATGGTGTGGAAGGAAGGTTCTTATGGTTCTGTCCCGCAGAATTCAGTCAGAACCTGCTCCAGTGAGGAAATGTATGTGGGGAAGAACAAGTACGGCTTGGGGAAGGTTGATTCAAAGGATAAATGCTTTTATCTTCCCTGGGAGGGAAGTGAGTATTGGTACAGGAGCTATGAGGTTCTGACCCACGTGAAGCCTGAGGATGATTTAATCTCTGATGTTAATTATCACACCGAAACTGCTAGAATTTTCAAAGAACCTCCAAAAACCTTGAGAAGCTCAACTGCTAAAAACCTTTCCAACATGAATGTGACGAAGACGGTTTCTCTGACGAAGACCACCACCGACCAGAGACGGTGGGACTGCAGCCATGCCTTCACAGCTGGTATAAGAACAACCGTGAAAACAGGAATTCCCGGCATTGTGGAAGGACATATTGAAATCAACGCACAGACGACTCATACGATCTCACATGGAAACACCTGGACAGAGCAGGTCTCCCATACTGTGTCGTTACAGCTTACCGTACCTCCAAACCACAGCTGCACTGTAAAGATGGTTGGTTATCAGTACAGTATGGACATTCCCTTCACCGCCCACCTCAAGCGAACCTATGAAGACGGAGAGACCAAAACAGTCATCGTCTCTGGATCGTATCATGGAGTCCAAGTTGGAGATATTGGGGCTGaagtggaaaaatgtaaaccttTGTCCAAACGCTTTTCTGAAATGTTGGATATTTGGAGTGAAAACCTCCTGAAGTAA